Proteins from one Salvelinus sp. IW2-2015 linkage group LG9, ASM291031v2, whole genome shotgun sequence genomic window:
- the rlf gene encoding zinc finger protein Rlf — protein sequence MADSDVEPEPDWSNRPSNTAEDTLVAMECLLTTLRALEATLRQQDISEISSTEYCDNFCQALMDYAGSRNSVEHGLPLLEVYCLAINCFAAARPHLTADSDTVALVLKRLALSCFELLLSVPENEIPYEAWVQFHRSVQVAHDALLEYGSIDLQALLQITGEGGAWSNPVLSALLTGHPTTAEEVDAYISLEGEGFMEMRVKHLEKVGEVAKAVVLAKACAECHLVSNQTTFRQTYVSLLCQLLPGEEAIMEISRLDCKDVLDITCNLETEGEDNTAFILCTTFLTQQLQQQSLYCSWELTLLWSKLQRRIDPSLESLLERCLQLGAIAKTVYHLLFLVRVIRTEAEELGLASSVELCVKALQLPKQEETETRISVCKTVSCLLPDDLEVLRACQLTEFLLGLSHVAFSTLQELYLRPDQKYDQENAIIPNSLRCELLLALKAHWPFDPEFWDWKTLKHQCIMLLGLEPEPEEEEEKGRGQEEVSLEQDVKEEVERGFVDMPKEYVNGTSGSIDGHEKDEENDRDSKPPSKPDAEGTSEQGSLQKKYKFFCKICKKSVTETRILLHSKRHEENGVSTCPVCLKKFKSRKDFIPHTKLHLQMPSRSTRQKKKDKKRVDLDKEMEEDDLDDLEPGEIALDPSLMLYYQSTHDPDVLEHILEQASSAPRKPGHEDNITIEYINVHFELQNRDIYTCPATHCTKTFKHSKYLGVHLKSEDHVSDENVKHYCEMRDRREKCTYCRRHFMSAYHHRRHRRVHYGDLPYMCMVTDCGARFSTSNELVTHKQSHGFQLSYQCELKGCSLSFCDLGQVYHHEAQHFRDAAYSCTSLDCKKFYFSKKEFGRHLATHGITFSEEDFEAQRKAKIKHLDSITEELTSPKKSCDIKTVLEEVVNGGNNATFSTCSASSQSCKEPKGTMASVAVCFDGKKFTCGFERCGLTFSKARDVHQHLRCVHPEHFKSENKERKNLVKEKDMKSKGLKIKTEKNNDDKNKHELAACLLMKXSSQENACPSIKNTATSPSSLDNDPLREILIGLSQLSLTLSSSTNGFCEPFHPISGSTSKISCHQGLGTRSPVVFLQKRAQPAVGKRVKLTSNTEPSVAHSLPSEQHLDADQVSPFVLQASTKPYFCELNDCNFRSVTSTTLMRHYMNKHNFSEKRAKGMKILKSLTFKPFKCHLCFKCHREKTDLRVHYLHTHRLSEAVVEQMSCLSKKRVEGKPPEPTKPTVSIKQPPEPTKPTVSIKQPPEPTKPTVSFTQPPEHTKQTTSFTQKSQTPTWQHPSWQQKYQKKKIMRQNIVQFAKSGDKRKKCSHVPSSVQDHFEEEESEDGSMRRGKGEIYMCKHKDCGVIFSHTSSLYRHQKKIHSQVMRHPSVLSEDPALQKFRCSYANCNASYLLNSSLVRHTESEHPNQATSSLKRHRKSDHPNQATSSLKRHRKSDHPYQATLCCKYDGCTQVFTQSRSLKKHVLSSHLNYYDSLVLRLQNTHKDTSATGCQKKLIITSTPQKDATKLPVRQSLRHCPKSPEDVKAEETSEEQDEDDGENVSTENKSKRFEDMVFRSHEEALQMCQDRCQREAYPCMVQGCDSVVKFIRSMRRHYLTCHKLTNQAFVLNENKLVFSAEQLDELIQRNTVSACPDMTRAPNGVLKMEYQAEPDNPGGPSVPMSLHSIEADTLDEHDPLGFKEEPPAERNVLVGADDLLYGEPSGHTEEPVTQNSQEEGPRRKSSNPPALDLSPPSSLRFSVDEGFMDSSGKDGGKPTISMPLPSPQARQPLKRKNELSELLPIPKDPQPHSPPPRTFDLAAYKPMGFESSFLKFIQESTKDDVRPRASHCNSHRPEPPVVSARRRDSYRRNCSVKENSQMGLTTTRSRRARSSPLQPLPRTGEYTSVQNLRLILDKALTGCGDLAIKQLQYLRPVVVLERPRFSTSLLDLFPTKTNDKLLXDGS from the exons ATGGCGGATAGTGATGTTGAACCAGAGCCCGACTGGAGTAATCGGCCTTCCAACACTGCCGAGGACACTCTCGTCGCCATGGAATGCTTGCTCACCACCTTGAGAGCYCTTGAAGCAACGCTCAGGCAACAAGACATTTCGGAAATATCATCCACCGAATATTGCGACAACTTCTGCCAG GCACTGATGGACTACGCTGGGAGCAGGAATTCTGTGGAACATGGTCTTCCTCTCTTGGAGGTCTACTGCCTGGCCATCAACTGCTTTGCTGCTGCAAGGCCACATCTCACTGCAGACTCTGACACGGTTGCCCTGGTATTGAAGAGACTAGCACT GAGCTGTTTTGAACTGTTGCTATCTGTGCCTGAAAACGAAATCCCTTATGAGGCCTGGGTTCAATTTCACCGCTCTGTTCAG GTTGCCCATGATGCCTTGTTGGAGTATGGGAGCATAGATCTACAAGCCCTCCTCCAAATCACAGGGGAGGGTGGAGCGTGGAGTAACCCTGTCCTAAGCGCCCTTCTCACCGGTCATCCCACAACCGCAGAGGAAG TTGACGCATACATCTCCTTGGAGGGGGAGGGCTTCATGGAGATGCGGGTTAAACACCTGGAGAAAGTGGGGGAGGTGGCYAAGGCTGTGGTACTGGCTAAGGCCTGTGCTGAATGCCATCTTGTCTCCAACCAAACCACCTTCCGCCAGAcctatgtctctctcctctgccaacTGCTGCCGGGCGAGGAGGCCATCATGGAG ATATCCAGACTGGACTGTAAGGATGTGCTGGATATTACATGCAATTTGGAGACCGAGGGGGAGGATAACACGGCCTTCATCCTGTGTACTACCTTCCTAACTCAACAGCTGCAGCAGCAGAGCCTGTACTGTTCCTG GGAGCTCACACTGTTGTGGAGTAAGCTGCAGAGAAGGATCGACCCATCTTTGGAATCACTGCTGGAGCGTTGCTTGCAGCTAGGTGCAATTGCTAAGACTGTCTACCATCTGCTCTTCCTTGTGCGTGTCATCCGGACAGAG GCAGAGGAGCTGGGTCTGGCTTCATCTGTGGAGTTATGTGTTAAAGCACTACAGCTCCCAAAGCAAGAGGAGACAGAAACAAGGATATCTGTGTGCAAGACTGTATCCTGCCTCCTACCAGACGATCTTGAGGTGTTGCGGGCCTGCCAGCTGACAGAGTTTCTCTTAGGCCTCTCTCATGTGGCCTTCAGCACCCTTCAAGAGCTCTATCTGCGGCCCGATCAGAAGTATGACCAGGAAAATGCCATTATCCCCAACTCGCTGCGGTGTGAACTGCTCCTGGCACTTAAAGCCCACTGGCCTTTTGACCCTGAATTCTGGGACTGGAAGACACTCAAGCATCAGTGCATCATGCTGCTGGGGCTTGAACCTGAgccggaggaggaagaggagaaagggagggggcaGGAAGAGGTTAGTCTTGAGCAGGATGtaaaggaggaggtggagaggggatTTGTTGATATGCCAAAAGAATACGTAAATGGGACAAGTGGAAGCATTGATGGTCATGAGAAAGATGAAGAAAATGACCGGGACAGTAAACCACCTTCAAAGCCAGATGCTGAGGGTACCTCAGAGCAGGGTTCACTGCAGAAGAAATACAAGTTCTTCTGCAAGATTTGTAAGAAATCTGTTACTGAGACTCGAATCCTTCTTCACTCTAAGAGGCATGAAGAAAACGGTGTTTCCACCTGCCCTGTCTGCCTGAAGAAGTTTAAGAGCAGAAAGGATTTTATTCCACACACCAAACTACACCTTCAGATGCCATCCAGAAGCACTCGACAGAAGAAAAAGGACAAAAAGAGGGTTGATTTGGATAAGGAAATGGAGGAGGACGACTTGGATGACTTGGAGCCTGGTGAGATTGCCCTTGACCCATCCTTAATGCTGTACTACCAGTCCACACATGATCCTGATGTTCTGGAGCACATTTTAGAGCAAGCTTCATCTGCACCCAGGAAGCCTGGTCATGAGGATAACATTACAATTGAATACATTAACGTTCATTTTGAATTGCAGAATCGTGACATATACACATGCCCTGCTACTCACTGTACAAAGACTTTTAAGCATTCCAAGTACCTGGGTGTGCACCTTAAATCAGAAGACCATGTTAGCGACGAGAACGTGAAACATTATTGTGAAATGAGAGACCGTAGGGAAAAGTGCACTTACTGTCGGCGCCACTTCATGTCTGCCTATCACCACCGCAGGCATCGACGTGTGCACTACGGTGACCTGCCTTACATGTGTATGGTCACAGATTGTGGTGCTCGTTTCAGCACCTCCAATGAGCTTGTTACACATAAGCAGAGCCATGGCTTTCAACTTAGCTACCAGTGTGAGCTCAAAGGCTGTAGTCTTTCTTTCTGTGACTTGGGGCAGGTATACCACCATGAAGCACAGCACTTTCGTGATGCAGCATACAGCTGCACTAGCCTTGATTGCAAGAAGTTCTACTTTTCTAAAAAGGAATTTGGCCGTCATTTAGCCACACACGGCATTACCTTCTCTGAGGAAGACTTTGAGGCACAGAGGAAGGCCAAAATAAAACATCTTGACTCCATAACAGAGGAGCTAACCAGCCCCAAAAAGTCGTGTGACATAAAGACTGTACTGGAGGAGGTAGTCAACGGGGGAAACAATGCTACTTTCTCTACATGCAGTGCCTCCTCACAGAGTTGCAAGgagcccaagggcacaatggcatcTGTTGCTGTGTGCTTTGATGGAAAAAAGTTCACTTGTGGTTTCGAGAGGTGTGGATTGACCTTCTCCAAAGCTAGAGATGTCCACCAGCACCTACGGTGTGTtcatccagaacatttcaagtcTGAGAATAAGGAACGCAAAAATCTTGTCAAAGAGAAGGACATGAAATCGAAAGGTCTAAAGATAAAAACAGAGAAGAACAACGATGACAAGAACAAACATGAACTTGCAGCTTGTCTGCTAATGAAGGYGTCGAGCCAGGAAAATGCTTGTCCTTCTATTAAGAACACAGCAACATCTCCCTCAAGCCTGGACAATGACCCTTTGAGAGAGATTTTAATTGGGCTTAGCCAGCTTAGTCTGACTCTCTCCAGCTCTACAAATGGATTTTGTGAGCCCTTCCATCCAATCTCAGGATCCACATCAAAGATATCCTGCCATCAGGGTCTTGGTACCAGGTCCCCAGTTGTGTTTTTGCAAAAGAGAGCGCAACCTGCTGTTGGCAAGAGGGTGAAACTGACATCAAACACTGAACCATCAGTAGCCCACAGTCTACCCTCAGAGCAACACTTAGATGCAGACCAGGTCAGCCCCTTTGTTTTACAAGCCTCTACTAAACCATACTTCTGTGAGCTTAATGATTGCAACTTTAGAAGTGTGACCAGCACAACCCTAATGCGCCACTACATGAACAAGCATAATTTCTCAGAGAAAAGGGCGAAAGGAATGAAGATCCTCAAATCACTGACATTTAAGCCATTTAAGTGTCACCTCTGCTTCAAATGCCATAGAGAGAAGACGGACTTGAGGGTTCATTATCTTCACACGCATAGACTTAGCGAGGCAGTTGTGGAGCAAATGAGCTGTTTGTCTAAAAAGCGGGTTGAGGGTAAACCCCCAGAACCCACCAAGCCAACAGTCTCCATAAAACAACCCCCAGAACCCACCAAGCCAACAGTCTCCATAAAACAACCCCCAGAACCCACCAAGCCAACAGTCTCCTTTACACAGCCCCCAGAACACACCAAGCAAACAACCTCCTTTACACAAAAATCTCAGACCCCCACCTGGCAACACCCCTCCTGGCAGCAGAAGtaccaaaaaaagaaaataatgcgacaaaatattgtacaatttgcTAAATCTGGAGACAAGCGTAAGAAATGCAGTCATGTTCCATCTTCTGTGCAGGATCACTTCGAAGAGGAGGAAAGTGAAGACGGAAGCATGCGAAGAGGCAAGGGCGAAATTTATATGTGCAAGCACAAGGACTGTGGGGTTATTTTCTCCCACACCTCCAGTCTTTATCGCCACCAGAAGAAGATTCATTCGCAGGTGATGAGACATCCTTCCGTGCTTTCAGAAGACCCAGCTTTACAGAAGTTTAGGTGCAGCTACGCCAACTGTAATGCTTCTTACCTCCTGAACAGTAGCTTGGTGCGACACACAGAGAGTGAGCATCCTAACCAGGCGACCAGTAGCTTAAAGCGTCACCGAAAAAGTGATCATCCTAACCAGGCGACCAGTAGTCTAAAGCGTCACAGAAAAAGTGATCATCCTTACCAGGCGACCTTGTGCTGCAAGTATGACGGCTGTACACAAGTGTTCACCCAAAGCCGTAGTCTGAAAAAACATGTACTCTCTAGCCACCTCAATTATTATGATTCACTCGTATTACGTCTCCAGAATACTCACAAGGACACGTCAGCCACTGGATGCCAAAAGAAGCTGATCATCACATCTACGCCACAGAAAGATGCAACCAAGCTACCCGTCAGGCAATCTCTAAGACACTGCCCAAAGTCTCCTGAAGATGTTAAGGCTGAAGAAACTAGTGAAGAGCAAGATGAAGATGACGGTGAGAATGTGTCAACTGAAAATAAATCCAAAAGGTTTGAAGATATGGTATTCCGTTCCCATGAGGAGGCCTTGCAGATGTGCCAAGATCGTTGTCAACGTGAAGCCTACCCGTGCATGGTGCAAGGTTGTGATTCCGTAGTCAAATTTATACGTAGTATGCGCCGTCACTATTTGACTTGCCACAAATTAACCAATCAGGCTTTTGTATTGAATGAGAATAAGCTTGTGTTTAGTGCAGAGCAACTGGACGAGCTGATTCAGAGGAATACTGTATCTGCTTGCCCTGATATGACGAGGGCACCTAACGGAGTTCTGAAGATGGAGTATCAAGCAGAGCCAGATAACCCTGGTGGTCCATCTGTCCCTATGAGTCTGCACTCCATCGAAGCAGACACACTTGATGAGCATGACCCACTGGGGTTCAAAGAGGAGCCACCTGCTGAGAGGAATGTTTTGGTTGGTGCCGATGACTTGCTTTATGGAGAACCTAGTGGGCACACTGAAGAGCCTGTTACTCAAAACAGCCAAGAGGAGGGGCCAAGGCGAAAATCCTCAAACCCGCCCGCTCTTGATCTCTCTCCACCATCCTCCCTCCGATTCAGTGTTGATGAGGGCTTCATGGACAGTTCAGGCAAAGATGGTGGTAAACCAACAATTTCTATGCCATTGCCCTCCCCTCAAGCCCGCCAGCCACTTAAACGTAAGAACGAGCTCTCTGAGCTCCTTCCCATTCCAAAGGACCCCCAGCCTCACAGCCCTCCCCCTCGCACATTTGACCTGGCTGCTTATAAACCTATGGGATTCGAGTCATCTTTCCTGAAATTCATACAGGAGAGCACTAAGGATGATGTGAGGCCCCGGGCTTCTCACTGCAACAGCCACAGGCCTGAACCACCTGTGGTGTCTGCTCGGCGGCGGGATTCCTACAGACGTAACTGTTCTGTAAAGGAGAACAGCCAGATGGGCCTCACTACTACCCGTAGCAGGCGGGCCCGATCTTCCCCACTTCAGCCTCTTCCCAGGACAGGGGAATACACATCAGTCCAGAACTTGCGCCTCATCTTGGACAAGGCTCTGACGGGTTGTGGTGACCTAGCCATTAAGCAGCTGCAGTACCTCAGGCCCGTGGTAGTTCTTGAGAGGCCAAGGTTTTCCACCTCCTTGCTTGACCTCTTCCCCACAAAAACTAATGATAAGCTACTTKTTGACGGTTCGTAG
- the dynlt1a gene encoding dynein light chain Tctex-type 1, protein MDEFQLSEETAFVVDDITTIIKDTVETTIGSSAYQQNRINQWTSSVVETSLNQLSKLGKPFKYIVTCIILQKNGAGLHTASSCFWDNTMDRSCTVRWENKTTYCIVCVFGLAV, encoded by the exons ATGGACGAATTTCAATTATCTGAAGAG ACTGCATTTGTCGTTGATGATATAACTACAATCATAAAAGAT ACTGTGGAGACAACTATTGGAAGCAGTGCCTATCAACAAAATCGAATTAACCAATGGACATCCAGTGTGGTGGAAACAAGTCTGAATCAACTGTCCAAACTAGGAAAACCCTTTAAATACATAG TGACTTGCATCATACTGCAGAAAAATGGAGCAGGCCTGCACACTGCCAGCTCTTGCTTCTGGGACAACACTATGGACA GAAGCTGTACGGTGAGATGGGAGAACAAAACCACGTACTGTATAGTCTGTGTCTTTGGGTTGGCTGTCTGA